A genomic stretch from Sphingobacterium sp. ML3W includes:
- a CDS encoding (deoxy)nucleoside triphosphate pyrophosphohydrolase: MLQVTCAIEHANKILICQRSASMKLPLKWEFPGGKIETGESKGDCLLREIREEINIDITIRKALTMVEHYADFSLRLYPFVCSLQSGEVKALEHA, translated from the coding sequence ATGCTGCAAGTAACCTGTGCGATAGAACACGCCAATAAAATACTGATCTGCCAACGATCAGCGTCGATGAAACTGCCATTGAAATGGGAATTCCCGGGAGGAAAGATCGAAACCGGAGAATCGAAAGGAGACTGCCTACTCAGAGAAATCAGAGAGGAGATCAATATTGATATCACCATACGCAAAGCGCTCACAATGGTCGAGCACTATGCTGACTTTTCGCTGCGGCTCTACCCTTTTGTATGCAGCCTACAATCTGGAGAAGTAAAAGCGCTGGAGCATGCCTAG
- a CDS encoding HEPN family nuclease has product MGNYKNLETEFIERTLHLISQYESQLHKYSFAEQYNHTLLINCLLGVIVLPKERTIGFLPNSRLTRELLENMGIKESIIHDEYQDLRSLVIKLRHCIAHFSLSFESEGDDFLINRIHFKDYDNRTEIVIASFIPEELLNFIRYYGNWVISNIRKNQLE; this is encoded by the coding sequence ATGGGAAATTATAAAAACTTAGAAACTGAATTTATTGAGAGGACTTTGCATTTAATTTCGCAATATGAATCTCAATTGCATAAATACTCTTTTGCAGAACAGTATAATCACACATTGCTAATAAATTGTCTTTTAGGCGTTATTGTCTTACCCAAAGAACGAACGATTGGATTCTTGCCAAACAGCAGGCTTACAAGGGAATTATTAGAAAATATGGGTATTAAAGAATCTATAATTCATGATGAATACCAAGACCTTAGGTCACTTGTTATAAAACTACGACATTGCATAGCTCATTTCAGTTTAAGCTTCGAATCTGAAGGTGATGATTTTTTAATAAATAGAATTCATTTTAAAGATTATGACAATCGTACTGAGATAGTTATAGCCTCATTTATTCCTGAAGAGCTTTTGAACTTTATTCGATATTATGGGAATTGGGTTATTTCTAATATTAGAAAAAATCAGTTAGAATAA
- a CDS encoding GNAT family N-acetyltransferase, translating to MKISPWKINFNATLSDYEEIITWTEFPAHTHSVINNCLKNNTLVVAYHENEIIGYIAFNYDTVSIFISMAETHPKFFRKGVAKFIVEKLVKKHKNSEFKALYLYCSPQETKYIWKKIGFNYLPAGAKEDNKVYMSLEFGEISTVEFWNEANESIKNKIEIWDNECPKDYEKPKWVSKIEKHDSGNYLVRPFFFFGNEKWQIKITVDGSSKFYRYKDYDRKSNVYECFYIDKLK from the coding sequence ATGAAAATATCACCGTGGAAGATAAATTTTAACGCTACTTTGAGTGATTATGAAGAGATCATCACATGGACGGAATTTCCAGCCCATACTCATAGCGTAATCAATAATTGCCTAAAGAATAATACTCTAGTTGTCGCATATCATGAAAATGAAATCATTGGCTATATTGCTTTTAACTATGATACTGTTAGTATATTTATATCAATGGCGGAAACTCATCCAAAATTCTTCAGAAAAGGGGTTGCAAAATTTATAGTAGAAAAACTTGTCAAAAAACATAAAAACTCAGAATTTAAAGCATTGTATTTATATTGTTCCCCACAAGAAACCAAATACATATGGAAGAAAATAGGATTTAACTATCTTCCAGCAGGTGCTAAAGAAGATAATAAAGTATATATGTCTTTAGAATTTGGAGAAATATCTACTGTTGAGTTCTGGAATGAAGCTAATGAATCAATTAAAAACAAGATTGAAATCTGGGATAATGAGTGTCCAAAAGACTATGAAAAACCTAAATGGGTATCGAAAATAGAAAAGCATGATTCTGGCAACTATTTAGTGAGGCCATTTTTCTTTTTTGGTAATGAGAAATGGCAAATTAAAATCACTGTTGACGGATCCAGCAAATTTTATAGATATAAAGATTATGATAGGAAAAGTAATGTTTATGAATGTTTTTATATTGATAAATTGAAGTAG
- a CDS encoding RelA/SpoT domain-containing protein, producing MKLIKEFIEQYNKEYDYYQKLAQIICNKIEDQLFNRGIKAIVSFRAKKPERLYDKLMKRNEKKNYKNVSEIYQDIVDLAGIRVSLYFPSERELLDEIINEIFDVKLKKDFPDNNYTPKYTKRFSGYWATHYRVQLKEHSLTKRYQNTLAEIQVASVLMHAWSEVEHDLVYKPYSGELSKEELAILDEINGLVLAGEIALERLQSAMALRTEKTSVIDDKYELTNYIVNRFKNNENVKYGNPIFIYNFLKNHEKIDTKILNEYLNLINLEDKETISDQLFDILLNDQSLLGNKKFKDFISNLNLSQSNSNIFERFIKCWALLDESANYLTDTEEKSENKRFKFLGSKFDILLADKIISEEDYQQIISFRKLRNEMVHNSQVPSLMISDFENIKNITSRLISKIDDGKVKNRLEKELKAI from the coding sequence ATGAAATTAATAAAAGAGTTTATAGAACAATACAACAAAGAATACGACTATTATCAGAAGTTAGCTCAAATCATATGTAATAAGATTGAGGATCAACTGTTCAATAGAGGTATTAAAGCTATTGTCTCGTTTCGTGCTAAAAAACCTGAGAGACTTTATGATAAGTTAATGAAAAGGAATGAGAAGAAAAATTATAAAAACGTCTCTGAAATTTATCAGGATATTGTAGATCTTGCAGGAATTAGAGTTTCCTTATATTTTCCTTCTGAGAGGGAACTTTTGGATGAAATAATTAATGAGATATTTGATGTAAAGCTAAAAAAGGACTTTCCAGATAATAATTATACCCCCAAATATACAAAACGATTTTCTGGATATTGGGCAACACATTATCGTGTTCAATTAAAAGAACATTCACTTACCAAAAGATATCAAAATACCTTAGCAGAAATACAAGTTGCATCCGTATTGATGCACGCATGGTCAGAAGTTGAACATGATCTTGTTTATAAGCCTTATTCAGGTGAGCTTTCAAAAGAAGAACTTGCAATATTGGATGAGATTAATGGTTTGGTTTTAGCAGGAGAAATAGCATTAGAAAGATTGCAATCAGCAATGGCTTTAAGAACCGAGAAAACATCTGTAATAGATGATAAATATGAACTAACAAATTACATTGTAAACAGGTTTAAAAACAATGAAAATGTTAAATACGGGAATCCAATATTTATCTATAATTTTCTAAAAAATCATGAAAAAATTGATACAAAGATTTTAAATGAATATCTAAATCTAATAAATCTCGAAGATAAAGAAACAATTTCTGATCAGTTATTCGATATCTTATTAAATGATCAAAGCTTACTAGGAAATAAGAAGTTCAAGGATTTTATTTCAAATTTGAATCTATCCCAGTCCAACTCTAATATCTTTGAAAGGTTTATAAAATGTTGGGCTTTGTTGGATGAAAGTGCTAATTATTTAACAGACACTGAAGAGAAGAGTGAAAATAAAAGGTTTAAGTTTTTAGGAAGTAAATTTGATATTCTTTTAGCCGATAAAATTATATCTGAGGAAGATTATCAACAAATAATATCTTTTAGAAAATTGAGAAATGAAATGGTTCACAACTCACAAGTTCCATCATTAATGATTAGTGATTTTGAAAATATCAAAAATATAACTTCTCGCTTAATAAGCAAAATAGATGATGGTAAAGTTAAGAATAGATTAGAAAAGGAACTGAAGGCTATTTAA
- a CDS encoding HIT family protein, translated as MMKKKRYRNLAMSSIKNFLELPTDRQIGETQHFFLIRDGFPVSPGHTLIISKALREDYFKLTNDEKADLDNAIGLARSLVESEFTPDGYNIGMNCGESTGQTVFHFHCHLIPRYIGDMENPRGGVRHVIPSKGSY; from the coding sequence ATGATGAAAAAAAAACGCTATAGAAATTTAGCCATGAGCAGTATAAAAAACTTTTTAGAACTACCAACCGACAGACAAATCGGAGAAACACAACATTTCTTCTTGATCCGAGATGGCTTTCCAGTTAGCCCTGGTCATACATTAATTATTAGCAAAGCGCTTCGTGAGGATTATTTCAAGCTCACTAATGATGAAAAAGCTGACTTAGATAATGCGATCGGCCTAGCCCGATCCTTGGTAGAATCTGAGTTCACCCCCGATGGCTACAACATCGGCATGAACTGCGGTGAATCTACCGGACAAACGGTGTTCCATTTTCATTGCCACTTGATTCCTCGTTATATTGGAGACATGGAAAATCCTAGAGGTGGTGTGCGGCATGTGATACCGAGTAAGGGTAGTTACTAG
- a CDS encoding helix-turn-helix domain-containing protein, with protein sequence MAESAKTKIDKDDVQALQDTIYVIGGKWKLPIIYSICCGNKRFTDIERSIPGITTRMLSRNLKELEDNMLITRKVDPDFTTIIEYEFTEHAKAYGNLILQMIDWGKQHKQLIIKENRLQKQKTPIF encoded by the coding sequence ATGGCTGAAAGTGCAAAAACTAAAATAGATAAAGATGATGTACAGGCGTTACAGGATACCATCTATGTGATTGGTGGTAAATGGAAGCTACCGATCATCTATTCAATTTGTTGTGGCAACAAGCGATTTACTGATATTGAGCGCAGTATTCCGGGTATCACAACAAGAATGCTTTCCCGAAATCTGAAAGAGCTCGAGGATAATATGCTGATTACCCGAAAAGTAGACCCTGACTTCACGACTATCATTGAATATGAGTTTACCGAACACGCCAAAGCCTATGGAAACTTGATATTGCAAATGATTGATTGGGGTAAACAACATAAACAACTCATCATTAAAGAGAACAGGTTGCAAAAACAAAAAACACCAATTTTCTAA
- a CDS encoding NADP-dependent oxidoreductase, protein MKAVILKSQGGTEQLMMADLPIPHPGNGEVLIKVHAIGINPTDVYARRDSRLDYIFNGESPKILGWDISGEIVEIGADTAHFKVGDAVFGLLNFPTYTTPGHAKGYAEYVVASINDIALKPANISYEEAAAVPMAALTVWQPLNKFRIKPGDRVFITAAGGGVGHFAVQLAKYFGAYVIALASGAKREFVLGLGADEFIDYQTTNFLDILSPVDYVIEGLRDEHIAKSMQALKDGATLLSLWDHIVDSKWADLAVQRNINAFYNNVVSNGQDMKALARLLEEQKLVPHISKRFGLDEIPLAHSAIESNHTTGKVIIRVL, encoded by the coding sequence ATGAAAGCAGTTATTTTAAAATCCCAGGGAGGCACAGAGCAATTGATGATGGCAGATCTCCCTATACCACATCCCGGAAATGGAGAGGTTCTTATAAAAGTTCATGCCATCGGCATTAATCCGACTGATGTGTATGCTAGGCGGGATAGTCGATTGGATTATATTTTCAATGGAGAATCACCGAAGATCCTTGGATGGGATATCTCTGGGGAGATCGTGGAGATAGGAGCGGATACAGCACATTTCAAAGTAGGTGATGCGGTATTTGGTTTGTTGAATTTTCCGACCTATACGACACCAGGACATGCCAAAGGCTACGCCGAGTACGTGGTGGCAAGTATCAATGATATCGCGCTCAAGCCAGCGAATATCAGCTATGAAGAAGCCGCCGCAGTACCAATGGCTGCATTAACGGTGTGGCAGCCGTTGAATAAGTTCAGGATCAAGCCTGGTGACCGGGTATTTATAACAGCAGCCGGCGGCGGTGTAGGCCATTTCGCAGTTCAGCTCGCTAAATATTTTGGGGCTTATGTTATCGCATTGGCATCAGGCGCTAAAAGAGAGTTCGTCTTGGGATTGGGAGCCGATGAGTTTATAGATTATCAGACTACCAATTTTCTTGACATCCTGTCTCCGGTTGATTATGTCATCGAAGGACTACGTGATGAGCATATTGCTAAATCTATGCAGGCGCTTAAGGATGGTGCAACCTTGCTTAGCCTCTGGGATCATATCGTAGACAGTAAGTGGGCAGATTTGGCTGTTCAGCGCAATATTAATGCATTTTACAATAACGTAGTATCAAATGGACAAGATATGAAAGCACTTGCCCGATTGTTGGAAGAACAAAAATTAGTGCCTCACATATCCAAGCGATTTGGACTCGATGAAATCCCATTGGCGCATTCGGCGATAGAAAGCAATCATACCACAGGAAAAGTGATTATCAGGGTTCTCTAA
- a CDS encoding nuclear transport factor 2 family protein, with the protein MKDITNINYILAVDAIKDLQAKYCRFVDQKNWDQLKGLFSQQPTLTFYAVDGSILYEFHSSDQFIEACKTIEEAVSIHQIHHAEIQLIGETQAKAIVAMEDRIYFDADKESPFKKFHGFGFYYNHYEYVDGQWKIREVKLKRLKLDIS; encoded by the coding sequence ATGAAAGATATAACGAATATAAACTATATACTGGCTGTAGACGCAATTAAAGATTTACAAGCCAAATACTGCCGATTTGTCGACCAGAAAAATTGGGATCAGCTAAAGGGATTATTTTCACAGCAGCCAACATTAACTTTTTATGCGGTTGATGGATCTATCTTATATGAATTTCATAGCAGTGATCAATTCATTGAAGCATGTAAAACAATTGAGGAAGCAGTTTCCATTCATCAAATTCATCATGCGGAGATACAGCTGATCGGAGAGACACAGGCTAAGGCTATAGTGGCCATGGAAGATCGGATCTATTTTGATGCAGACAAAGAAAGTCCATTTAAGAAATTTCACGGATTTGGCTTCTATTACAACCATTATGAATACGTTGACGGGCAATGGAAAATTCGTGAGGTCAAATTAAAAAGGCTAAAGCTGGACATTTCCTAA
- a CDS encoding SDR family oxidoreductase — protein sequence MSKLNEKVAFVTGGTRGMGRAIVERLAKEGATVAFTYLNSDQVAQQIVDEINQNGGKAFAIKADGSRKGAVGKAIEDAVILFQKIDILVNNAALSVGGTIETSDERSHEYDRQIDVNIRSVTEAVRTAQKYMPDGGRIVNIASVGGIRIGGPGLSDYVATKAAISAYTRGLAWDLAPRQITVNSVEPGATDTDMLQKADEAVRQHYMNAIPLKRFAQPEEIAALVNFLVGDEAGYITGSSFTIDGGISA from the coding sequence ATGTCAAAATTAAATGAAAAAGTAGCGTTCGTTACCGGTGGAACACGTGGTATGGGACGTGCCATCGTGGAGCGTCTAGCAAAAGAAGGTGCTACAGTTGCTTTTACCTACCTAAATTCTGATCAGGTAGCGCAGCAGATTGTAGATGAGATAAATCAAAATGGTGGCAAAGCATTCGCAATCAAAGCAGATGGTTCACGGAAGGGGGCAGTTGGCAAAGCAATTGAAGATGCTGTAATTCTATTTCAGAAGATAGATATACTGGTGAACAATGCTGCTTTATCGGTGGGAGGTACTATCGAAACGTCTGACGAAAGATCGCACGAATACGATCGCCAAATCGATGTAAATATCCGTTCGGTGACCGAAGCCGTGCGTACTGCGCAAAAGTATATGCCAGATGGCGGGCGTATTGTAAATATAGCCTCCGTTGGCGGTATCCGGATCGGAGGGCCAGGTTTATCAGATTATGTTGCGACCAAAGCTGCTATTTCTGCATATACGAGAGGATTGGCTTGGGACTTAGCACCTCGACAAATTACGGTCAATAGCGTAGAGCCCGGAGCGACAGATACAGATATGCTACAAAAAGCAGACGAGGCTGTCCGACAACATTATATGAACGCGATACCTTTAAAGCGTTTTGCACAGCCAGAGGAGATCGCAGCGCTAGTTAATTTCTTGGTGGGAGATGAAGCAGGATATATTACTGGAAGCAGTTTTACCATCGATGGTGGTATCTCCGCTTAA
- a CDS encoding (deoxy)nucleoside triphosphate pyrophosphohydrolase: MLQVTCAIIEHANKILICQRSASMKLQLKWEFPGGKIETGESKEDCLLREIKEEIDIDITIRKALTMAEHHYADFSLQLYPFVCSLGAGEVKALEHAQAIWVDADQLRDYDWAEADLPIVNEYIAYATSIK; the protein is encoded by the coding sequence ATGCTGCAAGTAACCTGCGCGATAATAGAACACGCCAATAAAATACTGATCTGCCAACGATCTGCTTCGATGAAACTTCAGTTGAAATGGGAATTTCCGGGAGGAAAGATCGAAACCGGAGAATCGAAAGAAGACTGCCTACTCAGAGAGATCAAGGAGGAGATCGATATTGATATCACCATACGCAAAGCGCTCACGATGGCAGAGCATCACTATGCTGACTTTTCGCTGCAGCTCTATCCTTTTGTATGCAGCCTAGGAGCTGGTGAAGTAAAGGCGCTGGAACATGCGCAAGCGATATGGGTAGATGCCGATCAACTGCGGGACTACGACTGGGCAGAAGCTGACCTGCCTATTGTAAACGAGTATATCGCTTACGCTACATCAATTAAATAA
- a CDS encoding P-loop NTPase fold protein, whose protein sequence is MTNRIENVLLNYLQTETNHAILLRGEWGSGKTHYIKNTFFELAKDIKTIESGATKRYRPLLISLYGAKSIDDIKDRIWLKLYPILENKHASNALSLFNFIIKSSDISKLITKEGFVDRLFENFEKAAKEINKKAKENFKYDNFLLCLDDLERRNEEFTVDQLLGFVNSLVEHDNNKVILIANEEKINEEKFKEIKEKTIGYTLHFEQGFQQVFENFVKSYDTTDGFKLFLKEHNTIFNDIFTKDGQSNVNYRTLKNAISVFGQIYHIITTKGFKSKALEKIKETIFLDLLKFTIGICIEFRKGNVSYNDKKDLENHDIVIFAQILGKESQKDSYLMNFIDNYIKNDNKYHFYKSIYEVVTGGCIVDIELLRSELRKNHHVVEGEIPIQYSVYNKILEHDYLKIPDEEFKTLLQDLKKYALQGKFLITEYPTVLYALFRDDNLLNLSERGITNQFIKVIQDKRSEHKHHPLLAKHYSPDPNYPLSKFQQKLIATILKINEDAKKLEFDGKITDLKQLFSTDFTAFFQQFLAYHYQHTGHFSLEGFSGNFLYSTFLNLTNKDKLDFVNMLYFGFLDSLFSLKCYELDIFEDLKKKVDKKVAGKNPKNNSTTLLKKLQEVLDKILQKKGRQSITQNVQV, encoded by the coding sequence ATGACGAACCGAATTGAAAATGTATTATTAAATTATCTCCAAACAGAAACAAATCATGCGATATTGTTAAGGGGGGAGTGGGGATCAGGAAAAACGCATTACATAAAAAATACTTTTTTTGAATTAGCAAAAGATATAAAGACGATAGAGTCCGGAGCAACAAAAAGGTATCGACCATTGCTTATTTCCTTGTACGGAGCAAAATCAATTGACGACATCAAGGACCGGATATGGTTGAAACTATATCCCATATTAGAGAATAAGCATGCGAGCAACGCATTGTCATTGTTTAATTTTATTATTAAATCATCAGATATAAGTAAGCTGATCACTAAGGAAGGTTTTGTCGATAGACTCTTCGAAAACTTCGAAAAAGCTGCAAAAGAGATCAATAAAAAGGCAAAAGAAAACTTTAAATATGATAATTTCCTTCTGTGTCTTGACGATCTGGAGAGAAGAAACGAAGAGTTCACAGTTGACCAATTATTAGGTTTTGTAAACTCGCTTGTTGAACATGATAACAATAAAGTTATTTTAATCGCAAATGAGGAAAAGATAAACGAGGAGAAATTTAAAGAGATCAAAGAAAAAACCATTGGTTACACCCTGCATTTTGAGCAGGGATTTCAGCAGGTTTTCGAAAACTTTGTCAAAAGTTATGACACTACTGATGGGTTTAAACTCTTTCTTAAAGAACACAATACTATCTTTAATGATATTTTCACGAAAGATGGCCAATCAAATGTCAACTATCGAACGCTTAAAAATGCTATATCGGTTTTTGGCCAAATCTACCATATTATAACAACTAAAGGTTTTAAGAGTAAGGCACTTGAAAAAATAAAAGAAACCATATTTCTAGATTTATTAAAATTTACAATAGGTATTTGTATTGAATTTAGAAAGGGCAATGTCAGCTATAATGACAAAAAAGATCTTGAGAATCATGATATAGTAATTTTTGCCCAAATTTTAGGGAAAGAAAGCCAAAAAGACTCATACCTGATGAATTTTATTGACAACTATATCAAAAATGATAATAAGTATCACTTTTATAAATCCATCTATGAGGTAGTAACTGGGGGATGTATCGTTGATATCGAACTACTAAGGTCGGAACTGAGGAAAAACCATCATGTTGTGGAGGGTGAGATCCCCATTCAATATTCCGTGTATAATAAAATACTTGAACATGATTATTTAAAAATCCCTGATGAGGAATTCAAAACATTATTACAGGATCTCAAAAAGTATGCCCTTCAAGGTAAGTTTCTTATCACAGAATATCCCACAGTTTTATATGCATTATTTAGGGATGACAACTTACTTAATCTGAGCGAGCGAGGTATAACTAACCAATTCATTAAAGTGATCCAAGATAAGAGAAGTGAACATAAGCATCACCCTTTATTAGCGAAGCATTATTCCCCAGATCCCAATTATCCACTTAGTAAGTTCCAACAAAAGCTTATCGCAACCATTTTAAAGATAAACGAAGACGCAAAAAAACTTGAATTTGATGGCAAGATTACTGATTTAAAACAACTCTTTTCTACCGATTTTACAGCATTTTTTCAGCAGTTCCTCGCCTATCATTACCAGCATACGGGACATTTTTCACTTGAAGGTTTCTCAGGGAATTTTCTCTATTCAACTTTCTTGAATTTAACAAATAAAGACAAATTGGATTTCGTTAATATGCTCTACTTTGGATTTTTAGATAGTCTATTTAGTCTGAAATGTTATGAATTGGATATATTTGAAGACCTAAAAAAGAAAGTTGACAAGAAGGTGGCTGGAAAAAATCCCAAAAATAATAGTACAACTCTTCTTAAGAAGCTTCAGGAAGTTTTAGATAAAATACTACAGAAAAAAGGACGACAATCCATCACGCAAAATGTACAGGTTTGA
- a CDS encoding DUF4365 domain-containing protein: MEKIIDANPASFPPKNPEEMNSVFTLGYLLDTTFLKPEFNYLDKFPNIDGYITIVNEREQPIGKVEVQIKTLPDNLIGNPKFQCPKEFLSYCESAPLPVMLIVVNKKFSKAFWLNIDRNFLNSLKIKGDTVSLKFPLTQVISLKARKYIKEWKLIVAEHLRRLVYFPLLETKHKALQEKYDYLKSFPKPVHNLPPQDFSQLQSFIDTYNNLVMDKFPILKELYYAEFWKIGIGYSSFLDKSINYLLYPIRYGENDLLIREISEEEILSTPKAISWHNQYVENPIKDNPIRYAWDQVSNDIIEVVSEPIVKLVSFPLATEFLIAQIDKVYFILNQRMQNKYNLSTILERLNLLYPLWLDEVYGVDDNQEVEFSYIQLHDLVERDTGRNGLLRAILKYRKGVKKKNNVDIKRFDIDEDYLNTSIKMYRSINQNVIKRLYPPNNYSKRVAGLNYIWNFISPEEFQAKVHNIYNFMPALIDEYVSLYLPFLKGQIKYFDNFDLHVINIDFNGGKGFGDGPTIEHFYLKALGPFSPLIKTYLNGVNSPLTWGGRLEMKVGTIEIDSVDFRIISSGWSASHEELSESAIEKIFNNLIKEKVTEYFQIKLKELT, translated from the coding sequence ATGGAAAAGATAATAGATGCAAATCCGGCCAGTTTTCCTCCAAAAAACCCTGAAGAAATGAATTCTGTTTTTACACTAGGTTATTTACTTGATACTACGTTCCTTAAACCTGAATTTAATTACTTGGATAAGTTTCCCAATATTGACGGGTATATTACAATTGTAAATGAGCGTGAACAACCAATCGGCAAAGTAGAGGTACAAATAAAGACGCTTCCTGACAATTTAATTGGTAATCCAAAATTCCAATGTCCAAAAGAGTTTCTTTCTTATTGTGAAAGCGCTCCTTTACCAGTTATGCTAATCGTAGTGAATAAAAAATTTAGTAAAGCTTTTTGGTTAAATATTGACAGGAATTTTCTAAACAGCTTAAAAATTAAGGGGGATACGGTATCGTTAAAATTTCCACTAACACAAGTTATTAGTCTCAAAGCAAGAAAGTATATAAAGGAATGGAAATTAATTGTTGCTGAGCATTTACGAAGATTGGTTTACTTTCCTTTATTGGAAACTAAGCATAAAGCATTACAGGAAAAATATGATTATCTGAAATCATTTCCTAAACCAGTACATAATTTGCCACCTCAGGATTTTTCACAATTACAGTCATTTATAGATACCTATAATAATCTTGTAATGGACAAATTTCCAATTCTTAAAGAACTTTATTACGCTGAATTTTGGAAAATTGGAATAGGATATTCCTCATTTCTGGATAAAAGTATAAACTATCTCCTTTATCCTATCCGTTATGGTGAAAACGATCTTTTAATAAGAGAAATCTCTGAAGAAGAAATTCTCAGTACTCCGAAAGCAATATCCTGGCATAACCAATATGTTGAAAACCCAATAAAAGACAATCCTATCAGGTATGCCTGGGACCAAGTTAGTAACGATATTATTGAGGTAGTATCAGAGCCAATCGTTAAGTTAGTTTCTTTTCCGCTTGCGACAGAATTTTTAATTGCTCAAATTGATAAGGTGTATTTTATTCTTAATCAACGGATGCAAAATAAGTATAATCTCTCAACTATCTTGGAAAGATTGAATCTATTATACCCGCTATGGCTTGATGAGGTATATGGCGTAGACGATAACCAAGAAGTTGAATTTTCTTATATTCAATTACATGATTTAGTGGAAAGGGATACGGGGAGAAATGGTCTATTAAGAGCAATTTTGAAGTACAGAAAGGGCGTTAAAAAGAAAAATAATGTAGACATAAAAAGGTTTGATATTGATGAAGATTATTTAAATACATCGATAAAAATGTATAGATCTATAAATCAAAATGTAATAAAAAGGTTGTATCCTCCAAATAATTATAGTAAAAGAGTAGCAGGGTTAAATTATATATGGAATTTTATCAGCCCAGAAGAGTTCCAGGCCAAGGTACATAACATTTACAATTTCATGCCGGCACTAATTGATGAATACGTCTCTTTGTATTTACCTTTTTTAAAGGGCCAGATTAAGTATTTCGACAACTTTGATCTGCATGTCATAAATATTGATTTTAATGGTGGAAAGGGATTTGGCGATGGCCCTACAATTGAACACTTTTATTTGAAGGCATTGGGACCTTTCTCCCCGTTAATCAAAACCTATTTAAATGGGGTTAATTCCCCTCTGACCTGGGGCGGTCGTTTAGAAATGAAAGTTGGAACTATTGAAATTGACAGTGTTGATTTTAGAATTATTTCATCTGGCTGGTCAGCCAGCCATGAAGAGCTTTCAGAATCTGCAATCGAAAAAATATTCAACAATTTAATCAAGGAGAAGGTAACTGAGTATTTTCAAATAAAACTGAAAGAACTTACGTAG